A segment of the Bdellovibrio sp. ArHS genome:
TCGTCAAATCATCGTTTTGGCAAAAGGTCGTTTGGTTAACTTGGGCTGTGCAACAGGTCACCCAAGCTTCGTGATGAGTAACTCATTCACAAACCAAGTAATGGCACAAATGGAACTATTCATGAACCGTGATAAGTACCAAGAGATCGCTGTTTACCGTCTGCCTAAGCACCTTGATGAAAAAGTCGCTGCTTTGCACTTGGATAAATTGGGTGTGAAGTTGACTAAATTAAGCTCTAAGCAAGCAAAATACTTGCACATGAGCCCGCAAGGTCCGTTCAAACCTGAACACTATCGTTACTAATTTTTATAAAGGCGAATTTTCTTAAAAAAGGGTTTCGCCCTCATTAAAAAGAAAAAAAGGAAGCTCTCAAGGCTTCCTTTTTTTATAGCTCGGTGAGGACGTGGTGTTTCTTTGATCGCGTTTAACTAAAGATTTTAAACTTTTTAGCCGGAGCTTTGCCTTGCGCCGTTAACTCGGTCTCAAGTTTAAGGGCTTCATTGCCAGCTTCCGACACGACAAGATACGCCGGCTTTTCTGGCGAGCCATTGCGGGT
Coding sequences within it:
- a CDS encoding DUF2945 domain-containing protein encodes the protein MAIFRKKSKVEWQWLGRSIKGHVVEVFKKPVTLEIKGKKITRNGSPEKPAYLVVSEAGNEALKLETELTAQGKAPAKKFKIFS